From the Streptomyces nigrescens genome, one window contains:
- a CDS encoding alpha-ketoacid dehydrogenase subunit beta, whose product MPEQTIKVNYSGAVNAALQRVLAEVPETLLYGEDVAKPGGVHGVTRGLWKEFGDRVFDTPISESAILGSAVGAAMMGRRPIVEIMWADFFLVALDQMINQAANVRYVSQGKLTAPFVVRTQQGNSPGACAQHSQNLEALFLHTPGLRVAMPSSPQDAYDIMVSAVHCDDPVIVFDNRTLYFGQKQEIVTGRPPAPIGGSVLRRSGQAATVVTWGAMTHRVLEAADQLAAQGTFVAVIETPWLNPFDTDTVIESVERTGGRLAVVHEANTTAGFGAEVITRVAEAGVLRGRPARIGVPDARMPAAPALASALIPDTGRIIEGLARLTADR is encoded by the coding sequence ATGCCTGAGCAAACCATCAAGGTCAACTACTCCGGCGCCGTCAACGCTGCACTGCAGCGCGTCCTGGCCGAGGTGCCCGAGACCCTGCTGTACGGCGAGGACGTGGCCAAGCCCGGCGGAGTGCACGGCGTGACCCGGGGGCTGTGGAAGGAGTTCGGCGACCGCGTCTTCGACACGCCCATCAGTGAGTCCGCGATCCTCGGCTCGGCCGTCGGCGCTGCGATGATGGGCCGTCGGCCGATCGTCGAGATCATGTGGGCGGACTTCTTCCTTGTCGCGCTCGACCAGATGATCAACCAGGCCGCGAACGTTCGGTACGTCTCTCAAGGCAAGCTCACTGCGCCCTTCGTCGTACGAACTCAGCAGGGCAACTCACCCGGTGCGTGCGCCCAACATTCCCAGAACCTTGAAGCGCTCTTTCTGCACACCCCCGGACTGCGGGTGGCCATGCCCTCCAGCCCACAGGACGCGTACGACATCATGGTCTCCGCGGTGCACTGCGACGATCCGGTCATTGTCTTCGACAACCGCACGCTGTACTTCGGCCAGAAGCAGGAAATCGTCACCGGCCGCCCGCCTGCCCCCATTGGCGGCAGCGTGCTGCGACGCTCGGGGCAGGCAGCGACGGTCGTCACTTGGGGCGCCATGACACACCGGGTATTGGAGGCCGCAGACCAACTCGCCGCACAGGGAACTTTCGTGGCCGTCATCGAAACCCCATGGCTCAACCCCTTCGACACCGACACCGTCATCGAGTCGGTCGAGCGCACCGGCGGGCGACTGGCCGTGGTGCACGAAGCCAACACCACCGCCGGCTTCGGCGCCGAGGTCATCACCCGTGTCGCCGAAGCGGGAGTGCTCCGCGGGCGCCCGGCCAGGATCGGCGTGCCTGACGCGCGCATGCCCGCCGCCCCGGCTCTGGCATCGGCCCTCATCCCCGATACCGGGCGCATCATCGAAGGGCTCGCCCGCCTCACGGCCGACAGGTGA
- a CDS encoding thiamine pyrophosphate-dependent dehydrogenase E1 component subunit alpha has product MADLRAMWRIRAFEEKTQALCGTGDIRGSVHLCIGQEAGPVGACGVLEGSDALFATYRGHGWAIARGTPLRPLMAELLGRSTGVNGGRGGSAYLSAPEYGFHGENSIVGAGAPIAVGAALAGRYDGTHRIALTVFGDGAMNQGSVHEAMNFAAATCLPVLFICENNRWSELTPIKDAVGSDILADRPRALGMTAVRIDGNDPDLVRRTIGDLAAAARTGGGPAFVELATQRLVGHYVGDPQQYRTREELAADREQEPIARAVRELTAAGVAAEEITAVEKNAREEVEQAAQAALADPLADSDSAREHVYA; this is encoded by the coding sequence ATGGCCGACCTGAGGGCGATGTGGCGGATCCGCGCCTTTGAGGAAAAGACGCAGGCTCTTTGCGGAACGGGGGACATCCGCGGGTCGGTCCACCTGTGCATCGGGCAGGAGGCCGGACCGGTCGGCGCCTGCGGCGTTCTTGAGGGGAGTGATGCCCTGTTCGCCACCTACCGCGGGCACGGCTGGGCCATTGCTCGCGGCACGCCCTTGCGTCCGCTGATGGCCGAGCTTCTCGGCCGCTCCACCGGCGTCAACGGAGGCCGCGGCGGCTCCGCGTACCTGAGCGCCCCGGAGTACGGCTTCCACGGCGAGAACTCGATCGTGGGCGCGGGCGCGCCGATCGCCGTGGGTGCCGCCCTCGCGGGCCGTTACGACGGTACCCATCGGATCGCCCTCACTGTGTTCGGCGACGGTGCGATGAACCAGGGATCCGTGCACGAGGCCATGAACTTCGCCGCCGCCACCTGCCTGCCCGTCCTGTTCATCTGCGAGAACAACCGCTGGTCGGAGCTGACGCCGATCAAGGACGCGGTGGGCAGCGACATCCTCGCCGACCGCCCGAGGGCACTGGGCATGACCGCCGTGCGCATCGACGGCAACGACCCGGATCTGGTCCGGCGGACGATCGGCGACCTGGCCGCGGCAGCCCGCACGGGCGGTGGCCCGGCCTTCGTCGAACTCGCCACGCAGCGACTGGTCGGTCACTACGTTGGCGACCCCCAGCAGTACCGCACCCGCGAGGAACTGGCCGCCGACCGGGAGCAGGAGCCGATCGCACGGGCTGTGCGGGAGTTGACCGCGGCGGGTGTCGCGGCCGAAGAGATCACGGCAGTGGAGAAGAACGCCCGCGAGGAGGTCGAGCAGGCCGCGCAGGCTGCGCTCGCCGACCCGCTGGCCGACAGCGACAGCGCGAGGGAGCACGTCTATGCCTGA